In one Sphingomonas hankookensis genomic region, the following are encoded:
- a CDS encoding ABC-F family ATP-binding cassette domain-containing protein, whose translation MLNLNGITVRLGGRTILDNASAALPPGSRVGLIGRNGAGKSTLVRVIAGQLEPDNGVAEMPRGSRLGYVAQEAPAGQATPFETVLEADVERAKLMHDAETVTDPDRLGDIHERLLAIDAYGAPARAARILVGLGFDEEMQNRPLESYSGGWRMRVALAALLFSQPDVLLLDEPSNHLDLEAVMWLEDFLKGYKATIVVVSHERDFLNNVVDHILHLHQGKITLYPGGYDAFEKQRAERLAQLEAARANQAAQRAKLQEYVAKNSARASTAKQAQSRLKILAKMKPIAAMAEDPSLSFDFPDPDELRPPLITLDMASVGYGETPILKRLNLRIDPEDRIALLGRNGNGKTTLARLLAAQLAPMDGDMNAAGKMKVGYFTQYQVEELSTDDTPLEHMTRQMKGASPAAVRAQLGRFGFSGDKATTLVGKLSGGERARLALALITRDAPHMLILDEPTNHLDVDAREALVQALNAYTGCVLLVSHDRHMLEATADRLVLVDEGTAKEFDGTIDDYIALVLGNSAKEKAAKANKKNDRKAAAEAREKAQVLRKGAQAIERDLARLTEQRDALDAAMAGQASPALAKLTMAQLMKRRASLDTEIEVAETKWMEANGALEALAA comes from the coding sequence ATGCTCAATCTGAACGGTATCACGGTGCGCCTGGGCGGGCGGACGATCCTCGACAACGCCAGTGCGGCGCTGCCGCCGGGCAGCCGCGTCGGGCTGATCGGGCGCAATGGCGCGGGCAAGTCGACGCTGGTGCGGGTGATCGCCGGCCAGTTGGAGCCCGATAATGGCGTGGCGGAGATGCCGCGGGGCAGTCGGCTGGGCTATGTCGCGCAGGAAGCGCCGGCCGGACAGGCGACGCCGTTCGAAACCGTGCTGGAAGCCGATGTCGAGCGTGCGAAGCTGATGCACGATGCCGAGACGGTGACCGATCCCGACCGGCTAGGCGATATTCACGAAAGGCTGCTGGCGATCGACGCCTATGGTGCCCCGGCGCGCGCGGCGCGGATTCTGGTCGGGCTGGGCTTTGACGAGGAGATGCAGAACCGGCCGCTGGAGAGCTATTCGGGCGGCTGGCGGATGCGCGTGGCGCTGGCGGCGTTGCTGTTCAGCCAGCCGGACGTGCTGCTGCTCGACGAACCGTCGAACCACCTCGACCTTGAAGCGGTAATGTGGCTCGAGGATTTCCTGAAAGGGTACAAAGCGACGATCGTCGTCGTCAGCCACGAGCGCGATTTCCTGAACAACGTCGTCGACCATATCCTGCACCTGCATCAGGGCAAGATCACGCTGTATCCGGGTGGATATGACGCGTTCGAGAAGCAGCGCGCCGAGCGGCTGGCGCAGCTGGAGGCGGCGCGCGCCAACCAGGCGGCGCAGCGGGCCAAGCTGCAGGAATATGTCGCCAAGAACTCGGCACGCGCCTCGACCGCCAAGCAGGCACAGTCGCGGCTGAAGATTCTCGCCAAGATGAAGCCGATCGCGGCGATGGCCGAGGACCCCAGCCTGTCGTTCGACTTCCCCGATCCCGATGAGCTGCGTCCGCCGCTCATCACGCTCGACATGGCGAGTGTCGGCTATGGCGAGACGCCGATCCTCAAGCGGCTGAACCTGCGCATCGATCCCGAGGATCGCATCGCGCTGCTGGGCCGCAACGGCAACGGCAAGACGACGCTGGCGCGGCTGCTGGCGGCGCAACTGGCGCCGATGGACGGCGACATGAACGCCGCGGGCAAGATGAAGGTTGGCTACTTCACCCAGTATCAGGTGGAGGAACTGAGCACCGACGACACCCCGCTGGAGCATATGACGCGGCAGATGAAGGGCGCGTCGCCCGCCGCCGTCCGCGCGCAGTTGGGGCGGTTCGGCTTTTCGGGGGACAAGGCGACGACATTGGTCGGGAAGCTGTCGGGCGGCGAGCGGGCGCGCCTCGCGCTGGCGCTGATTACGCGGGATGCGCCGCACATGCTGATCCTCGACGAACCGACCAACCACTTGGACGTCGATGCGCGCGAGGCGCTGGTGCAGGCATTGAACGCCTATACCGGCTGCGTGCTGCTGGTCAGCCACGACCGGCATATGCTGGAGGCGACGGCGGATCGGCTGGTGCTGGTCGATGAGGGGACCGCGAAGGAGTTCGACGGGACCATCGACGACTATATCGCGCTGGTGCTGGGCAATTCGGCGAAGGAAAAGGCAGCCAAGGCCAACAAGAAGAACGACCGCAAGGCCGCCGCCGAAGCGCGCGAAAAGGCGCAGGTGTTGCGCAAGGGGGCGCAGGCGATCGAGCGCGATCTGGCGCGGCTGACCGAACAGCGCGATGCCCTGGATGCGGCGATGGCGGGGCAGGCGTCGCCTGCGCTGGCCAAGCTGACGATGGCGCAGTTGATGAAGCGCCGCGCGAGCCTCGATACCGAAATCGAGGTGGCGGAGACGAAGTGGATGGAGGCGAACGGGGCGTTGGAGGCGCTGGCGGCGTAG
- a CDS encoding class I adenylate-forming enzyme family protein, with protein MTVPADWPRMSMAAVRGALTAPGQPFEMDQVTIDGIATRVWKNAPANLTQLIALSRTHGDRLATIHEDQRVTYEAQYRAIATLAAELRAMGVAKGDRVALAMRNMPEWPVAFFAIVATGAICVPLNAWWSPQELAFGVNDSGARVLIVDRQRHDRLDGDYRAMPGLEAVLVARARVPLSGICRRLEDAIGDCSGYASLPEVALPAVEILPDDAATIFYTSGTTGRPKGALGTHRNLSTNILSAAYVAARSYLRRGEMPPEPEPKVGLLVIPFFHVTACSASLMGALAGGTTLVLMRKWDAGEALALIERERVQVTGGVPTIAWQLLEHPDREKYDLSSLEVVQYGGAPSAPDLVKRIFDVFGALPGNGWGMTETMATVTQHVGEDYLARPTSCGAPVPVADLKIMADDGVTERPVGEVGELWARGPMIVRGYWNAPEETAKTFVDGWVRTGDLARLDEEGFCTIVDRAKDIIIRGGENIYSIEVEDVLYAHPSVTDAALVGVPDPALGEVPAAVVHLCPGCEASEAELQAFVRARLAAFKVPVAVRFSDTVLPRNANGKILKSELRQMFAAPGKA; from the coding sequence ATGACGGTGCCGGCGGACTGGCCGCGCATGTCGATGGCGGCGGTACGGGGTGCGCTGACCGCGCCGGGCCAGCCGTTCGAGATGGATCAGGTGACGATCGACGGGATCGCGACGCGGGTGTGGAAGAATGCGCCGGCGAACCTGACGCAGCTGATCGCGCTGTCGCGGACGCATGGCGATCGGCTGGCGACGATCCATGAGGACCAGCGCGTGACCTATGAGGCGCAGTATCGCGCCATCGCGACGCTCGCCGCCGAACTGCGCGCGATGGGAGTGGCGAAGGGCGACCGGGTGGCGCTGGCCATGCGCAACATGCCCGAATGGCCGGTGGCCTTCTTTGCCATCGTCGCGACCGGGGCGATCTGCGTGCCGCTCAACGCGTGGTGGAGCCCGCAGGAGCTGGCGTTCGGTGTCAACGATTCGGGCGCGCGGGTGCTGATCGTCGACCGGCAGCGGCACGACCGGCTGGACGGCGACTATCGCGCGATGCCGGGGTTGGAGGCGGTGCTGGTCGCGCGGGCGCGGGTGCCGCTGAGCGGGATCTGCCGGCGGCTGGAGGATGCGATCGGCGATTGTAGCGGCTATGCGTCGCTGCCTGAGGTTGCGCTGCCGGCGGTCGAGATCCTGCCTGACGATGCGGCGACGATCTTCTATACCAGCGGCACGACCGGGCGGCCCAAGGGGGCGCTGGGCACGCATCGCAACCTGTCGACCAATATCCTGTCGGCGGCCTATGTTGCGGCAAGGTCCTATCTGCGGCGGGGCGAGATGCCACCCGAGCCGGAGCCGAAGGTCGGGTTGCTGGTCATCCCGTTCTTTCATGTGACGGCGTGCAGCGCGTCGCTGATGGGGGCGCTGGCCGGGGGCACGACATTGGTGCTGATGCGCAAATGGGATGCGGGCGAGGCGCTGGCGCTGATCGAGCGGGAGCGGGTGCAGGTGACCGGCGGCGTGCCGACGATCGCGTGGCAGTTGCTGGAGCATCCCGACCGCGAGAAATACGACCTGTCGTCGCTGGAGGTCGTGCAATATGGCGGCGCGCCGTCGGCGCCCGATCTGGTGAAGCGGATCTTCGACGTGTTCGGTGCGCTGCCCGGCAATGGCTGGGGCATGACCGAGACGATGGCGACGGTGACGCAGCATGTCGGCGAGGATTATCTGGCGCGGCCGACCAGTTGCGGTGCGCCGGTGCCGGTCGCCGACCTGAAGATCATGGCCGATGACGGCGTGACCGAACGGCCGGTCGGCGAGGTCGGCGAGCTGTGGGCGCGCGGGCCGATGATCGTGCGTGGGTACTGGAACGCGCCGGAGGAGACGGCCAAGACCTTCGTCGACGGATGGGTGCGCACCGGCGATCTGGCGCGGCTGGACGAGGAGGGCTTTTGCACCATCGTCGACCGCGCCAAGGACATCATCATCCGCGGTGGCGAAAATATCTATTCGATCGAGGTGGAGGACGTGTTGTACGCGCATCCTTCGGTCACCGATGCCGCGTTGGTCGGCGTGCCCGATCCGGCATTGGGCGAGGTGCCGGCGGCGGTCGTCCACCTGTGTCCGGGATGCGAGGCGAGCGAGGCGGAGCTGCAGGCCTTCGTCCGTGCGCGGCTGGCGGCGTTCAAGGTGCCGGTGGCGGTGCGGTTCTCGGACACGGTGCTGCCGCGCAATGCCAATGGGAAAATTTTGAAAAGCGAGCTGCGCCAGATGTTTGCCGCGCCGGGCAAGGCGTAG
- a CDS encoding DNA polymerase III subunit gamma/tau produces MSDSFLALDIPEQPAAAQPYRVLARKYRPQTFSQLIGQDAMVTTLGNAIKRGRLAHAFLLTGVRGVGKTSTARLIAKALNCIGPDGQGGPTIDPCGVCEPCRAIAEGRHIDVVEIDAASNNGVDSVREMTEAVRYAAVSARFKIYIIDEVHMMSTPAFNALLKTLEEPPAHVKFLLATTEVHKVPVTVLSRCQRFDLRRIPADLLAGHFAHVVEAEGVEAEPEALQLIARAAEGSARDGLSILDQAIAHGGLDGEGVRADAVRQMLGLSDRGAIRTLFDLLLKADGPGALRALRAQYDLGVDPASVLRTLLETVHAVTIVKVGGDRGPGQSAEERAAFDGWSALSFPMLHRLWQLLLKGHEEVSRAALPIEACEMALLRIVHASSLPDPGTLAKQLAAGQVPAMGAPPAPAPAPAAEPVAVADPVPETAEQVAQLLSKHGRHSLEAQFRNCARLIRLEPQLIELSGARPLPADFTRDLENALKGITGSHWRVLIGEGTGEPTLREQETAKAESERDQVLNSPLVQAALAAFPDATLDHWQRSDGSIAR; encoded by the coding sequence ATGTCCGACTCCTTCCTCGCCCTCGATATCCCCGAACAGCCTGCAGCGGCGCAGCCGTACCGCGTGCTCGCGCGCAAATATCGGCCGCAGACGTTCAGCCAGCTTATCGGCCAGGATGCGATGGTCACGACGCTGGGCAATGCGATCAAGCGTGGGCGGCTGGCGCATGCGTTTTTGCTGACCGGGGTGCGCGGGGTCGGCAAGACGTCGACCGCGCGGCTGATCGCCAAGGCGCTGAACTGTATCGGGCCGGACGGGCAGGGCGGGCCGACGATCGATCCTTGCGGGGTGTGCGAGCCATGCCGGGCGATCGCCGAGGGGCGGCATATCGACGTGGTCGAGATCGACGCCGCGTCGAACAACGGCGTCGACAGCGTGCGCGAGATGACCGAGGCGGTGCGCTATGCCGCGGTGTCGGCGCGCTTCAAGATCTACATCATCGACGAAGTGCACATGATGTCGACGCCGGCGTTCAATGCGCTGCTGAAGACGCTGGAAGAGCCGCCCGCGCACGTCAAGTTCCTGCTGGCGACGACCGAGGTGCACAAGGTGCCGGTGACGGTGCTGTCGCGTTGCCAGCGGTTCGATTTGCGGCGGATTCCTGCCGATCTGCTGGCAGGGCATTTCGCGCATGTGGTCGAGGCGGAGGGCGTCGAGGCCGAACCGGAGGCGCTGCAACTGATCGCGCGGGCGGCGGAAGGATCGGCGCGCGACGGGCTGTCGATCCTCGACCAGGCGATCGCGCATGGCGGGCTGGACGGCGAGGGCGTGCGGGCCGATGCCGTGCGGCAGATGCTGGGCCTGTCGGATCGGGGGGCGATTCGGACGCTGTTCGACCTGCTGTTGAAGGCGGATGGGCCGGGGGCGCTGCGGGCGCTCAGGGCGCAATATGATCTGGGCGTCGATCCGGCGTCGGTGCTGCGGACGCTGCTCGAAACCGTGCATGCGGTGACGATCGTCAAGGTCGGCGGCGATCGCGGACCGGGCCAGTCGGCGGAGGAGCGCGCGGCGTTCGACGGGTGGAGCGCGCTGTCGTTCCCGATGCTGCACCGGCTGTGGCAGTTGCTGCTGAAGGGGCATGAGGAAGTGTCGCGCGCGGCGTTGCCGATCGAGGCGTGCGAGATGGCGTTGCTGCGCATCGTCCATGCATCGTCGCTGCCCGATCCGGGGACGCTGGCGAAGCAGTTGGCGGCGGGGCAGGTTCCGGCGATGGGCGCGCCTCCTGCGCCGGCGCCCGCGCCTGCCGCCGAACCGGTGGCGGTGGCCGATCCGGTGCCGGAGACGGCCGAACAGGTCGCCCAGCTGCTATCGAAGCATGGGCGGCATTCGCTGGAGGCGCAGTTTCGCAATTGCGCGCGGCTGATCCGGCTGGAGCCGCAGCTGATCGAACTGAGCGGCGCGCGGCCCTTGCCTGCCGACTTCACCCGTGATCTGGAAAATGCGCTGAAGGGGATCACCGGCAGCCATTGGCGCGTTCTGATCGGCGAGGGGACGGGCGAACCGACCTTGCGCGAACAGGAAACGGCCAAGGCGGAATCGGAGCGCGATCAGGTCCTCAACTCGCCGCTGGTACAGGCGGCACTGGCGGCGTTTCCGGACGCCACCCTCGATCATTGGCAACGCAGCGACGGGAGTATCGCGCGATGA
- a CDS encoding CbrC family protein translates to MDADQPFFRFNPNAYVDEISFKRSQDVCELCRRASVWEYTGNIYTTSLRPTVCARCIAEDRLLGFLQDDLATLHDVDIFGAEISLAKEVLTRTPGVRCFNPFEWPVINGIPLAFMGYGDNAALINLPGVDEAIEEGFAGYRQESSLVPYALIFKQLDGDRYRVVVDLD, encoded by the coding sequence ATGGACGCTGATCAACCGTTCTTTCGCTTCAACCCAAATGCGTATGTGGACGAAATATCATTCAAACGTTCCCAAGACGTTTGCGAGCTGTGTCGGCGAGCAAGTGTCTGGGAATATACGGGTAACATCTACACGACTTCCCTACGACCGACCGTTTGTGCACGATGCATTGCCGAGGATCGTCTTTTAGGTTTTCTCCAAGATGATCTTGCTACACTGCATGATGTGGATATCTTTGGCGCAGAGATTTCGCTTGCAAAGGAAGTTCTAACACGAACACCTGGCGTACGTTGCTTTAATCCATTCGAGTGGCCAGTCATCAATGGAATTCCACTTGCATTTATGGGATATGGTGACAACGCCGCATTGATAAACCTCCCTGGAGTCGACGAAGCTATCGAGGAAGGTTTCGCTGGATATAGGCAGGAGTCCAGTCTTGTTCCTTACGCGCTCATCTTCAAGCAACTGGATGGCGACAGGTATCGCGTAGTCGTCGACCTCGATTGA